In a single window of the Pandoraea pulmonicola genome:
- a CDS encoding PaaI family thioesterase, with protein MSDESTSYPVLRYLQRQLAGTLREDDRTHMRYPTAISQLLGFRIVEISEAQAVIELNANADIHGNQQGTVHGGMLCELADAAIGTAHSTLMGEGETFTSIDLKATFLRPVWDSRLLAHAWATHRGRTVSHYLCEIKRDDGKVVARVDSAVMTLRGEHAAGR; from the coding sequence ATGTCCGACGAATCGACTTCCTACCCGGTCCTTCGCTACCTGCAACGCCAACTCGCCGGCACGCTGCGCGAGGATGACAGAACCCATATGCGCTACCCCACGGCGATTTCGCAGTTGCTGGGATTTCGCATCGTCGAGATCAGCGAGGCGCAGGCCGTGATCGAGTTGAACGCGAACGCGGACATTCACGGCAATCAACAGGGAACGGTCCACGGCGGCATGCTGTGCGAGCTGGCGGACGCCGCCATCGGCACCGCGCATTCGACCCTGATGGGAGAAGGGGAAACGTTCACGAGCATCGATCTCAAGGCGACGTTTCTCCGCCCGGTCTGGGACTCGCGCCTGCTCGCCCATGCCTGGGCGACACATCGCGGCCGCACGGTCTCGCACTATCTGTGTGAAATCAAGCGCGACGACGGCAAGGTCGTCGCCCGCGTGGACAGCGCCGTCATGACGCTGCGCGGCGAGCATGCCGCCGGGCGATGA